ATATGACAAGTGGGACCGCAAAGTCAGTGAAAGAAACAATAATCCCTGCCGGGATCATCCTTTTCCCGGTACGGCAAACCACATATGGTTGGTTTAGGGTTGAAATTGACCGGAATCGCTAAGTACAAGGTACCAATTTCAGGGATCGGGAGTTTGAGGTTTAATTCTGACTGGCTCTACTAGTTCAAGGTTTTTTTTAGACTTCACTCTTATTTTTTCTTGTCAAACATTTGGCCCGccgcactgacgtgtggaccccacctcGCAGCGCCGTCTTCTTTTCCTCCGCCTCCTCCCCGCTTCGAATCCTCCGCCCCTCGCGTAAACCCCCAAGGCCAGCATAGCCACACTCCACTCTCGCCATCTCCGCCCGCGCTTGCCCGCTCCCCTTCATACCACACACGCCCCGAGCGCGGGCCTCCTAGCCAGCCTCTCGCCTCGCCATGCactccgtctccatctccgcctcggcctcggcctcggCGATCGCCAGCGGAGGCGCCAGAtccaaggcggcggcggggcgccggcCCAGCGAGATCCGGTTCTGCGGGCTACGGGGCGATGCTCTCGCGTGCGGCTCGCTGCGGGCCTCTCACGCCGCGGCGGCCACCAGCCGCGCGGTGCTGAGGGCGGCGTCCGCGAACGGCGCGGCGGGGAGCGGCGACGGGTTCGATTACGACCTCGTAATCATCGGAGCCGGCGTCGGTGGGCACGGCGCCGCGCTCCACGCCGTGGAGGAGGTCAGTGCTGCTCGTGTTCATGATTTTCTGTCAACTTATCAGAGTTAAACCACGTTACTTTTCATACTCTGCTGGAACTTACATTTAATTTGCAAGCTTCGATTAGCAACCGGTGCTGGAGCTGGGAATTCTGTTTAAATGTGGTGAATTGATGTTTATGTTTTTGCTCGAGGATTTCATGCAGTAGCTGCAGGGTCCCTCGTGATCAATTAAATTGATGTCTCTTTGAGTTGGTCGAACCATTTTTTAATATCAGCGTGCACAAATGGGTGGAATGTATAATTAGCGACTTACGCACTTGAAATAAATGTAAACTTCTTTACAGCACCAGCGAATAGTTACTGATCAGTTGTTCTAGTGTTTGTCCATCTTTGGACTGGATGTTGACACACCTGTTGGCAGTATAGTTGGATTGTTGAAGTTAGTCAACCTTCTCCACATTTGGTGATATAACCGAGAAATAGAAATATAGAATTATGCCCACCTTTTTGTTATGAACTTCAACTCCTATAACATACAAGCAAAGAAGCTTACAGAATTATAAGTCTGTCTGACATTGCTTCCATCACTATTTCTCATTTCTTCATGTTTTTTATCTTGCCCAATTGGTGCAGGGGTTGAAAACCGCCATTATCGAGGGAGATGTTGTGGGTGGGACCTGTGTGAACAGGGGCTGTGTTCCGTCCAAAGCACTTCTTGCTGTCAGTGGTCGGATgagagagcttcatgatgaacatcacaTGAAGTCCCTGGGTCTACAGGTATAACTGGATGCAATGATGATGGGTTGAGAACAGGTCATAGAATGTGTTACAACTATACATGCATATTGCTAAATGCTAAGCATCAGGAGACTTTGAGTAGGTTCGCAAAGTCAACAATTCAACAGTAAGCATAGGAAGATAAACAGTTTGAGTTTCAGCATGCCTGTTTAACACTTACCTCATGGAGTGTATATAACCTTGATAACTATTTTTAAGAAGTTACCCATGTCAATTCTATTAATCTTCCCTTATTTGTTCTTCACAATGCTTTGAGTTTTCTATATGTTTATGTTGCCCTTTATCATGTGAGATTGTCCTAAATTTACTATGTATATTTTACAAGAAGTATGCTCTGTCCTTACAAGTTACAAGCATTACCTGTTGGCATGTGCTGCCTTTTCATCCTTCCATGTTACATCATTTGTCCTGCACAATCAATTAATCGTTGAGCATATTCTGCCTTATATTAGGTTTCTTCAACTGGATATGACAGACAAGCTGTTGCTGATCATGCAAATAATCTTGCCTCCAAAATCAGAAGCAACTTGACTAATTCAATGAAGGCTATGGGAGTGGATATATTAACTGGGTTTGGCAAAATTGTGGTATGTCCTCTGTAAATCATTTACTTGCTTGCCTGTACAAGTAGAAGTTTTTTAACTGTACAAATTCTATCAACCTTTGTAAGCTAACACTTTTCAATGAATTATATctatgtttttaaggcgacgcCTTACCGCCTTAGGGAAGGGGGGCGCTTTGGCGCCTAGGCGGGCGCTTTGGACGCCTAGGCGCCCAGAGCGGTCGATTTTCCAAAGCGGAGGGGGAGCGCTtcgacgcctaggcgtcgccttaGGGACGCTTTAAAAACATAGAATTATATATGCTAAAGTTTTTTGATTGCACATCCTAAAACAGGCCTGACATAAAAGGTTGATGACTGTATCTGGAAATGTATTTGCATGTCTCATGCATACTTTTTGATCTCGCAAACTTTGCATTGATTGCTAAAGGAAAGCCAAGTCCTAGCTAGTTGTGGAGCCACTGAATGTCCGAGATAGGCATATATAATGACTGCAAGCCGCAACTGCTTGATTCAACCAGTTGGGTCGTAAATTATATAGCATTATCTATTGTTTATGGTGATAGCATGGAATATGTGTGGCTCTGTTTATGGTGATAGCATGGACAGGGGTGTGTGGAAGTTAGATATCCACGTACCAGAACCATAACTAGGTTTCAAGATCGTATGGGTTTCAACTCTAGCCTACCACAACATGTTTGGGATTGAAAGGGTTTCTTGTTGTTGTCTGTTTACAGCCCTACCATGCAGGAATTGTTATAGAAAAGTGCATGCATTCGAACCATCAGAATTTCGTCCTAGGACGACTGTAGCTGACTTCCTACCTTTTGAACGAAAAGAAACGCAAAGGTCTTTTGCGTTTTCTCGAGAAAAAACATCAGAATTTCGTTTATTGATTTACTTATTTCCGTCCATGATGTGATCAGGGAAAGCAAAGGGTACGATACGGAAAAGTTGGTTTTCCAGAAAAAGAAatcactgcaaagaacatcatcattGCCACTGGATCAGTTCCTTTTGTTCCCAAGGGCATAGAAATTGACGGTAAGTGCTGATTCTTCTCTTGATGGATCATTCTTCTAGATTAATTACACTACTAATTTGACATTCAGAATCTTTTTTCCATACTTACTGTATTCATTAAAATTTCGGTTGAACTCCAACCTGCAAATTAAGAACAGAAAACAGACATGCAAGCTATGCTAATAATGTAGTACGATGACCATTTTTCATATATACACTAAATACTATTTAGCTGTGGTAGCTTTTGTTGATGCAGTttttcctttttaatttttttgtaatGTTCCAATTGTCCTCGAGTTTAGTTCAAGTGGAGTACATTTTGTTTCTCTAAGTGATACGCAGGAAAATATAATACAAAAAAAACTGTAACCATTTCCAACAATTGTCGACTCCATTACACAAATCTTGACACACTTATTGCAAGCGCGTTGTATTGATTAtcattttttgttttatttctctaatactGTTTGTTATTGTGCAGGTAAGACTGTATTTACTAGTGACCATGCATTAAAACTTGAATCCGTTCCGGACTGGATAGCTATTGTTGGAAGTGGTTATATTGGACTTGAATTCAGCGATGTGTACACAGCTCTAGGAAGCGAGGTAACAGAAAGTTCTTGCTGTCAACAAATTTGAAGGAGTGGATTTAATCATGTTTTAGGAATATCTGTGTATATATGATAGTGTTCCCATgcagtcacttcattcaatgcagaAACATGATTACTGGTTACATGAGTACTTGCAAAAGATTCCTACCATTTGCATCTTTACACCTTCTGCTTTGCATATGTTACTATTATTTTACTGGCATGCAGATACTCACACATATTCGACTTCAGAAAGTGCTTGAGGATTCTGTTAGATATTGTAGCAAAATGTTTGGACCAAATGCTGCTTACAGGTGTATGCTGATTATATTGTAATGTATGGCCTAAAGTTACACAATTTTGATCGAGCAGGTTACCTTTGTTGAAGCTCTTGACCAGCTGATGCCTGGTTTTGATCCTGAAATCGCAAAATTGGCCCAGAGAGTCCTTATCAATACAAGGAAAATTGACTATCACACTGGTGTTTTTGCAAGCAAGGTTAATTTCACCATCCACTCTTAACCTTTCTCACACAGTAGAATCTTTAGATAAAATATATTCATATCATATGTATATTGAATTGTTGATGCATTTGCCTCAAGATTACTCCGGCAAAGGATGGAAAGCCTGTGTTGATTGAGCTCATTGATGCCAAAACGAAGGAACACAAAGAAACACTTGAGGTAAATTacattttaaatatatttttgttCTTGTACGCAGGTGTTACAATTGCAGTCCTGCTGGCTACATCTTTACTAGGGTACAACACATGCACACTTTGATTATTTCTATCATCTTGTGATGGATGATTTAATCGAATAAATTCTTGCTACATATCTTCCAAACCACACTTGCCAATATATCGACTATTTATTTTGACCATTTCTTGCTTAGCTCATTCATGTAAGTTGGAAATATAAACAACGTATTTGCTGCACTTCGACAATGGCTTTTATGTGAGCGGAAATTTGTGTGTGTAGGTGGACGCAGCCCTTATAGCCACTGGAAGAGCACCATTTACCAGCGGACTTGGCTTGGAAAATGTGAGTACTTGAAAGTGTAGCTGTCAGAAGAAAATGCTGCAGTTTTATTAACCGTGGATATAATTTGTTTTTTCTTCAGATTAATGTTGTTACACAGCGTGGTTTTATTCCTGTTGATGAGCGGATGCAAGTCACGGATGCTGATGGCAATGTGGTATGTTGCATAAACAAATTGTTACACTGAACAATTGTTTCCCAATGGCCCGTTTGGATATTAACATATGATATGTTGTAGGTGCCGAATTTATTTTGCATTGGAGATGCGAATGGTAAACTCATGCTTGCCCATGCTGCCAGTGCACAGGGAATCTCAGGTATTTCCGAAGTTGTTGATACATGCACTTGTGTTGTTGCTCCTATGAGTGCTTGTTGCTATAGTTGTGTAATGTGTAATTCTATGAAAATGTAGTCGTTGAGCAAATCTCTGGGAGGGACCACATTCTAAACCATTTAAGCATCCCAGCTGCTTGTTTCACTCATCCAGAAATCAGTATGGTTGGGCTGACAGAGGTAAGTCGAGGATCTTAACTACTAGTTCTGTCTTGTTCATGCATTTTCCATCTATACTAAAAaaacattttttaatatattttCTTTGAAACTAATTTAATGCATTCTGTTACTGCATTTGATATGTACCATATCTCGAAAAGAGAAAAACACTTGACCGGGTGTGCTGAATATGTTGCAGCCGCAAGCCAGAGAAAAGGCTGATAACGAAGGATTTGAAGTAAGTGTTGTTAAGACCAGCTTTAAGGCCAACACAAAAGCTTTGGCAGAAAATGAAGGCGACGGAATTGCTAAGGTGATTCTGTTTTAACATAAAGTTTTCTACTTGTTGCGTTGTTTCCAGACTTTGCTCTCGGGGATCACAGTTTTGCGTCCATTGACATATTTTGAGTTTGACAATGTTTGTCCCTCCTTGCAGATGATCTACCGACCTGACACGGGAGAAATTCTTGGTGTTCACATCTTGGGTTTGCATGCTGCTGACCTCATCCACGAGGCATCAAATGCCATTGCCCTAGGAACTCGTTTGCAAGTGAGTATAGCTGATAGTTTTTTCTTTACTCCTCTCCATTGCTTAGCAGTTTAGTTTATAGTAACACAACGGCCTCCGCCGTTGCAGGAACTTAAGCTTGCTGTTCATGCACACCCAACGTTGTCCGAAGTCCTCGACGAACTCTTCAAAGCGGCCAAGGTACAGATCGATGTCTCCTCTATTCAGCCGCTTAGAAAAATTCTCAGGCCATGACTCTGAACAGCTGTAAGCCATGCTTTCTTTCCCAACAGGTTAATTCAGGTGTCTCTCATTCTGTAAATGAACCAGTTGCAGCCTAAAGACGGGCAGGAGCGTGAGCCAAATCATCCACCCCAGCCGCTCTTGAAGGTTCTTAGTTTCATCACGAGCCTGCTGTCTTCCCCGCGACGAGATCGCCAACCCTAGCCATACAAGGAGCTTTTGCAGCCTGCTGGTGCCACATCATGGTACCCAGGGAAAAAATAGTTACACATTTTGTAGCGTGTTCAGATGTTATTAGTCATGGGGTGGTGATTTGGTTCTTGTTGCCTTCATTTCTTTGTTGTTTCACCTATTGAGTTGTAAGTCTAGCCAGGGTTGTTCAAATAATCGGCGTTCTCGCCGCATTGTATTTTTAAGACTGCTCAATTGATGTCTGAAAAGAAGTTTGCAGGTTGAAGGACTCGAAACTCTGCTGTCTTAAGTACCGCCATATATACTCCAGTTTTTCGGATGCAGATTTGGTGCAAGTTGTCGTGCCATAAGTactaaaatgttcaaaaaataTCTAATGATTACAAAAAAAAAGAGTTATAACACGCGCACTTGATTTTgtgaaacatactccctccgtttcaatacGAGTGGCTCAACTTTGTACTATAGCACTCTctctgtttcaaaatagatgacccaactttgtactaaagttagtatgaaGTTGAGTCTAAAGTTAGTATGAAGTTGAGTCATCTatgttggaacggaggaagtacaaagTTGAGGTTAAGacccttattttgggacggagggagattACTAATATTTGCTTTAAAAAAAGACACCGTAAGCTGTCCCTAATTGATTTACTTGCAAAAATATATATTTACCTTAAATTAAAATGACAAGCAAGATAAATGTCATTACACCAAGAAAAGAGGTTATAaaaacacaaaagaggcttttgtaaGTATCGTCCATTCCTCAATAGAAGTTTCTACATAATAGAGTGTTATAGGACAAAAATAAAAGGAGGCAATGCAATCATTTATCCCAACAATTTGACCATTTTCTCCTGATCTATTTTGAGCTTAGCCGGCTAAGTTTTTCTTAAACATAGTCGACCTCAGTCTCAAATGTCGTTGAACTGTGAGGCAGAGCTGCTAATTACACGACAACAATAACATTGGCACAGCCTACGAATGAGACCTCGCCAAAGTGCTTGTGGTAACCATGCTAAACAAAACGACGACATGAGGACAACAAAACATTGGTGGCTGAGGAATGAGACTTCGTCGATGTAGCAGGTAGGTGTTAAGGCTAGTAGGCCACCGGTGGCAGAGAATGAACTCTCGCCCCCGAGATTAGGGGGGTGAGCACTGCGCTGATATGATCGACAATGGCAGGGGCTTGATCAAGGTAGACGGTAATGCCATGTGGTAGGAATGCTTCTGGCGGACAAAGAAGACCACCGGTTGAGTGGGGTAGGAGGAAAATGATGACCATTGGATCCAGATCCAAAGGACCAGGAAAATCGACTTTGATTAATAATGAAGAAGAAAAAGGTATATGAATCGATATCCACCTTTTCCCATTATACTCTGTAGCACGAATCCGGCGCACCTGAAAATTCGAAATTTGCGCGCATTCTCGCATTTTGTTCCGCTTCCATCCCCCAAACGGCCAAACCCCGTCTCCCCTTCCTGTTTCTCCGTCTCGTCACCTCCCGCTTCCACCCCCACCACACCACGCCACACCGCTTCCCTCCAGCGACTCCACTCCACGGCACTCGCAGTTGGTGGACGGCTCAGCCAGCCCTTGCGCCCAAACGAAGCAACCCCAAAACCCTAGGCCACCGCGCCGCCGGCCGAGCCCCCCGCCCTCCCCCGTTGTCCCCGAGGCGGTAACCCTAGCCGCGGCATCGGCCgccgccggagcaggaggaggacgacgagatgCCGCGCGAGATCATCACGATACAGGTGGGGCAATGCGGGAACCAGATCGGGATGGAGTTCTGGAAGCAGCTCTGCCTCGAGCACGGCATCGGCAAGGACGGCCTCCTCGAGGACTTCGCCACGCAGGTCCGCCCTCGCCGCACGCCTTCCCCTtatcccctctctccctcttcgcCGCCCGATCCGGCGGCCCGACGCTATCGCTCGCTCGGTGGTGGCCGTTTTTCGGCCGCGGGTTTGCTGTGGTTCAGCGAGCGCCGCGGTGTGTTCGATCTGTTCCTCGTTGGGGCACGGTGTTTTAGTACATGAGTTTCAGGGTTTAGTGAAATGGCGCGTGGTTACGTTTCTCAACCTGGCAGGCCTGTAACTTAAATGCTACTTACTACTCTAATTTAACAATTTCACCCTAAAAGGCGAACCTTAATAGGTTTCAGTCAACACAATAGCTGCTGTTAGTTTTGATTTGTATTGTAACAGTCGTTTCTTCAGGGAGTTTTGTTATTCATGAACAAGGTACAGTGCCAAAATGCATGTTTATAGGCTTAAATACAGGGTATCTTCAGTTAGAAGAAAGTGATTTGGTACATATAAGTGTACATATAAGTCATACTAAACCCAACGGGTAGAGCATCTGAGAACCTTGTGAAATGCTTTGGTGAGAATGCGT
The sequence above is a segment of the Triticum dicoccoides isolate Atlit2015 ecotype Zavitan chromosome 1A, WEW_v2.0, whole genome shotgun sequence genome. Coding sequences within it:
- the LOC119367246 gene encoding dihydrolipoyl dehydrogenase 2, chloroplastic-like; the protein is MHSVSISASASASAIASGGARSKAAAGRRPSEIRFCGLRGDALACGSLRASHAAAATSRAVLRAASANGAAGSGDGFDYDLVIIGAGVGGHGAALHAVEEGLKTAIIEGDVVGGTCVNRGCVPSKALLAVSGRMRELHDEHHMKSLGLQVSSTGYDRQAVADHANNLASKIRSNLTNSMKAMGVDILTGFGKIVGKQRVRYGKVGFPEKEITAKNIIIATGSVPFVPKGIEIDGKTVFTSDHALKLESVPDWIAIVGSGYIGLEFSDVYTALGSEVTFVEALDQLMPGFDPEIAKLAQRVLINTRKIDYHTGVFASKITPAKDGKPVLIELIDAKTKEHKETLEVDAALIATGRAPFTSGLGLENINVVTQRGFIPVDERMQVTDADGNVVPNLFCIGDANGKLMLAHAASAQGISVVEQISGRDHILNHLSIPAACFTHPEISMVGLTEPQAREKADNEGFEVSVVKTSFKANTKALAENEGDGIAKMIYRPDTGEILGVHILGLHAADLIHEASNAIALGTRLQELKLAVHAHPTLSEVLDELFKAAKVNSGVSHSVNEPVAA